In Pungitius pungitius chromosome 2, fPunPun2.1, whole genome shotgun sequence, a single window of DNA contains:
- the LOC119210899 gene encoding endonuclease domain-containing 1 protein-like isoform X1, translating to MLKGRKGDLGLINLELCLCRMSHKKMLQCSMGALLLLLPWFGGLVLGEIGEDFSQCLNFFYKETPPTGIVGQGYQPICQRYQNQYRFATLYHRQHRSPLYSAYKLSGSGNRPDQAWMFEPQLADSCASSEMQNFTKSTLVHQNVKENQAVKADYKNSGFTKGHLNPSGHHETEQDRRATFTLTNIVPQHKTSNNGLWNVLEQEVLESFEDFCTGTMHVITGVMPYESEPQWINNRVSVPEYMWSAYCCPSFKSDLPKSEQSFFPTYAAVGRNDPNSGDEVVRVNAKAKPSVKGYEVKRMSLKDLEKRLSRRLGRTIHLFNRRCK from the exons ATGCTGAAAGGACGCAAGGGAGATCTAGGTTTAATTAACCTGGAGCTCTGTCTGTGTAGAATGTCACACAAGAAGATGCTGCAATGCTCCATGGGagctctgcttctcctcttaCCCTGGTTCGGTGGCCTGGTCCTGGGAGAGATCGGAGAGGACTTCTCCCAGTGCCTTAATTTCTTCTATAAGGAAACTCCACCCACAGGTATCGTAGGACAGGGGTACCAGCCAATATGCCAGCGCTACCAAAACCAGTACCGCTTTGCAACCCTGTATCACCGCCAGCATCGTTCACCTCTGTACTCTGCGTACAAACTCAGTGGGTCTGGCAACCGGCCTGATCAGGCATGGATGTTTGAACCTCAG TTGGCGGATTCCTGTGCCAGCTCAGAAATGCAAAACTTCACGAAATCTACCCTCGTGCACCAGAATGTGAAGGAGAACCAGGCGGTGAAGGCGGACTACAAGAACTCCGGCTTCACCAAAGGCCACCTCAATCCAAGCGGTCACCACGAGACAGAACAAGACCGCAGAGCCACCTTTACGCTGACTAACATTGTCCCACAGCATAAGACCTCCAACAACGGACTGTGGAATGTTCTGGAGCAGGAGGTTTTAGAAAGCTTTGAGGACTTCTGCACTGGGACTATGCATGTGATCACTGGAGTCATGCCGTATGAGTCTGAACCACAATGGATCAACAACAGGGTGTCTGTCCCTGAGTACATGTGGTCGGCCTACTGCTGCCCATCCTTCAAATCCGACCTTCCCAAGTCCGAGCAGAGCTTTTTCCCCACGTATGCCGCAGTGGGAAGGAATGATCCTAACAGTGGAGATGAAGTTGTGCGAGTTAATGCCAAGGCGAAACCCTCGGTGAAGGGCTACGAGGTGAAGCGCATGTCCTTAAAGGATCTGGAGAAGCGCCTGAGCCGGAGGCTGGGTAGGACCATCCATCTGTTTAATAGACGGTGCAAGTAG
- the LOC119210899 gene encoding endonuclease domain-containing 1 protein-like isoform X2: MLKGRKGDLGLINLELCLCRMSHKKMLQCSMGALLLLLPWFGGLVLGEIGEDFSQCLNFFYKETPPTGIVGQGYQPICQRYQNQYRFATLYHRQHRSPLYSAYKLSGSGNRPDQAWMFEPQLADSCASSEMQNFTKSTLVHQNVKENQAVKADYKNSGFTKGHLNPSGHHETEQDRRATFTLTNIVPQHKTSNNGLWNVLEQEVLESFEDFCTGTMHVITGVMPYESEPQWINNRVSVPEYMWSAYCCPSFKSDLPKSEQSFFPTYAAVGRNDPNSGDEVVRVNAKAKPSVKGYEVKRMSLKDLEKRLSRRLGRARQCQD; the protein is encoded by the exons ATGCTGAAAGGACGCAAGGGAGATCTAGGTTTAATTAACCTGGAGCTCTGTCTGTGTAGAATGTCACACAAGAAGATGCTGCAATGCTCCATGGGagctctgcttctcctcttaCCCTGGTTCGGTGGCCTGGTCCTGGGAGAGATCGGAGAGGACTTCTCCCAGTGCCTTAATTTCTTCTATAAGGAAACTCCACCCACAGGTATCGTAGGACAGGGGTACCAGCCAATATGCCAGCGCTACCAAAACCAGTACCGCTTTGCAACCCTGTATCACCGCCAGCATCGTTCACCTCTGTACTCTGCGTACAAACTCAGTGGGTCTGGCAACCGGCCTGATCAGGCATGGATGTTTGAACCTCAG TTGGCGGATTCCTGTGCCAGCTCAGAAATGCAAAACTTCACGAAATCTACCCTCGTGCACCAGAATGTGAAGGAGAACCAGGCGGTGAAGGCGGACTACAAGAACTCCGGCTTCACCAAAGGCCACCTCAATCCAAGCGGTCACCACGAGACAGAACAAGACCGCAGAGCCACCTTTACGCTGACTAACATTGTCCCACAGCATAAGACCTCCAACAACGGACTGTGGAATGTTCTGGAGCAGGAGGTTTTAGAAAGCTTTGAGGACTTCTGCACTGGGACTATGCATGTGATCACTGGAGTCATGCCGTATGAGTCTGAACCACAATGGATCAACAACAGGGTGTCTGTCCCTGAGTACATGTGGTCGGCCTACTGCTGCCCATCCTTCAAATCCGACCTTCCCAAGTCCGAGCAGAGCTTTTTCCCCACGTATGCCGCAGTGGGAAGGAATGATCCTAACAGTGGAGATGAAGTTGTGCGAGTTAATGCCAAGGCGAAACCCTCGGTGAAGGGCTACGAGGTGAAGCGCATGTCCTTAAAGGATCTGGAGAAGCGCCTGAGCCGGAGGCTGG GAAGAGCCAGGCAGTGTCAGGACTGA
- the LOC119210898 gene encoding LOW QUALITY PROTEIN: zinc finger protein 263-like (The sequence of the model RefSeq protein was modified relative to this genomic sequence to represent the inferred CDS: deleted 1 base in 1 codon): MMEESVSTFETHLTAVMDSLIRASVCEVTKLFQDMVNDYLVEITLNRKENDALKQRLRLTENKLRTERKYGMGWAATRRNAGLAAAAEDAAAGRQKRKVEGARGKSKKGPAAVYGKGWPGGVWEERGGGVGGGGGGGGGGRRRRRRAEAVGMVAGPGGRGRGGKEAREMYLIQFPRDEEDEGGMMEDEEGEGSLSGEGEETADIKEEFAQTEGYQPASLQLIKEALKMDPPNQNLHSCSRAQSKGDLSDRHSSLHSGERDEDWESDSAEPSEGGMTMDELRGLESALRAERGREQAALTTPEPVSPDSEAEQGSEGSLAPKYIGLDGMEHDEELEPPTLQREEQTGQRRAKDVVTAAGEPRSGWSKRSREDDSAASVSGEDAAEQGEPAHLPHLCAPGSVGESVGEEEGGGDLLHFCPQCGGGFTSQAEREEHPCPLGESHLQDSGEDVLYPCAHCGTTFSHAWALKNHECACAAERPHCCEICGKRFTHSRSLERHQLVHTGERPHRCPQCGRSFSRLGNLERHQRIHTGERPYGCEACGKRFSRVEYLKRHQLIHTSEKRHSSAPTAEAALVTWSN, translated from the exons ATGATGGAGGAGTCGGTGTCCACGTTCGAGACGCATCTGACGGCCGTGATGGACAGTCTGATCCGAGCCTCGGTGTGCGAGGTCACCAAGCTgttccaggacatggtgaacgACTACCTGGTGGAGATCACCCTCAACCGGAAGGAGAACGACGCTCTCAAGCAGCGGCTGAGGCTCACCGAGAACAAACTGAGGACCGAGCGCAAGTACGGGATGGGCTGGGCGGCCACCCGCCGCAACGCCGgcctggcggcggcggcagagGACGCGGCCGCAGGGCGGCAGAAGCGAAAAGTTGAGGGGGCCC GAGGCAAGTCAAAGAAAGGCCCGGCAGCAGTCTATGGCAAAGGCTGGCCTGGAGGTGTgtgggaggaaagaggaggaggagttggtggaggaggaggaggaggaggaggaggaagaagaagaagaagaagggcagAAGCTGTGGGGATGGTGGCAGgaccaggaggaagaggaagaggggggaagGAGGCCAGGGAGATGTACCTCATCCAGTTCCCCAGGGATGAAGAAGACGAGGGAGGGATGATGGAGGACGAGGAAGGGGAGGGCAGCCTCAGCGGTGAGGGGGAGGAGACTGCCGACATcaaagaggag TTTGCCCAAACAGAGGGTTATCAACCCGCCTCTCTCCAGCTAATCAAGGAGGCTTTGAAGATGGACCCACCCAACCAGAACCTCCACTCTTGCTCCAGAGCCCAAAGCAAAG GGGACCTGTCGGATCGTCACTCCAGCCTCCATtcaggagagagagatgaggactGGGAGTCTGACTCCGCAGAGCCGTCGGAGGGGGGCATGACCATGGACGAGCTGAGGGGTCTGGAGTCTGCACTGAGGGCCGAGAGAGGCCGAGAACAGGCCGCCCTGACAACTCCCGAGCCCGTCAGCCCCGACTCGGAGGCGGAGCAAGGCAGCGAGGGAAGCCTGGCGCCCAAGTACATCGGTCTTGATGGAATGGAACACGATGAAGAGCTGGAGCCACCCACCCTccagagagaggagcagaccGGGCAAAGACGGGCGAAGGACGTCGTGACGGCGGCAGGGGAGCCGAGGTCAGGCTGGTCGAAGAGGTCAAGGGAGGACGACTCGGCCGCCTCCGTGTCAGGCGAGGACGCGGCCGAGCAGGGGGAGCCAGCGCACCTGCCCCACCTGTGTGCTCCGGGCAGTGTCGGGGAGAGCgtaggggaagaggaggggggcggcgaCCTGCTCCATTTCTGCCCGCAGTGCGGAGGAGGCTTCACCTCACAGGCCGAGCGCGAGGAGCACCCCTGCCCACTAGGAGAATCCCATTTGCAGGACAGCGGGGAGGACGTCCTCTACCCGTGTGCCCACTGCGGCACCACGTTCAGCCACGCCTGGGCCCTCAAGAACCACGAGTGCGCGTGCGCCGCCGAGAGGCCGCACTGCTGCGAGATCTGCGGGAAGCGCTTCACGCACTCGCGCTCCCTGGAGCGGCATCAGCTGGTGCACACGGGCGAGAGGCCCCACCGGTGCCCTCAATGCGGACGCAGCTTCAGCCGCCTGGGCAATCTGGAGCGGCACCAGCGGATTCACACCGGCGAGCGTCCGTACGGGTGCGAGGCGTGCGGGAAGCGCTTCAGCCGCGTGGAGTACTTAAAGAGACACCAGCTCATACACACCAGTGAGAAG CGGCACTCCAGTGCTCCAACTGCGGAAGCGGCTTTAGTGACGTGGAGCAACTGA
- the mif gene encoding macrophage migration inhibitory factor produces MPMFVVNTNVAKSDVPASLLSEATEELAKAMGKPAQYIAVLINPEQMMMFGGKGDPCAVCSLHSIGKISGAHNKQYSKLLCGLLNKHLGISPDRIYINFVDMDAANVAWNNTTFG; encoded by the exons ATGCCGATGTTTGTGGTGAACACCAACGTGGCCAAAAGCGACGTACCTGCGTCTCTGCTGTCCGAGGCGACCGAGGAGCTGGCCAAAGCTATGGGCAAACCTGCACAG TATATTGCTGTGCTTATTAACCCTGAACAAATGATGATGTTTGGAGGAAAGGGAGACCCCTGCGCAGTCTGCTCCCTCCACAGTATTGGCAAGATCAGCGGAGCTCACAACAAGCAATACTCTAAGCTCTTGTGTGGACTGCTCAACAAACACCTGGGCATCTCTCCCGACAG GATTTACATTAACTTTGTAGACATGGATGCAGCCAATGTGGCCTGGAACAACACTACTTTCGGATGA
- the LOC119210158 gene encoding macrophage migration inhibitory factor-like isoform X3 translates to MPMFVVNTNVAKSEVPVALLSDVTEELAKAMGKPAEKIAVHIISDQIMMFGGKGDPCAVCTLHSIGKIGSDYNKQYSKLLCGLLNKHLGISPDRIYINFVDVDAVNVARNSTTIG, encoded by the exons ATGCCGATGTTCGTGGTGAACACCAACGTGGCCAAGAGCGAGGTACCGGTGGCTTTGCTGAGCGACGTGACCGAGGAGCTGGCCAAAGCTATGGGCAAACCCGCGGAG AAAATTGCCGTGCATATCATCTCTGACCAAATTATGATGTTCGGAGGAAAGGGAGACCCCTGCGCAGTCTGCACCCTCCACAGTATCGGCAAGATAGGCAGTGATTACAACAAGCAATACTCTAAGCTCCTATGTGGACTGCTCAACAAACACCTGGGCATCTCTCCTGACag GATTTACATTAACTTCGTAGACGTGGATGCTGTCAACGTGGCCCGGAACAGCACTACCATTGGATGA